From Terriglobales bacterium, one genomic window encodes:
- a CDS encoding efflux RND transporter periplasmic adaptor subunit, whose protein sequence is MTRKEITLTVAGVALGLALAAGYLAWRDQSKSATAAPMVAPAAAPPDHSAHRPGAAGAEAASVMLSDAEQKSIGVQLTAITRRDIASDLLLPGRVDEAETQLSTISARVAGRIDRLFLDFTGQPVRRGQAVASIYSPDLLTAAQEYRLALESQERLANATAEAREQANDLVAASRRKLELWGLSASQIDELAAGRSAVNVTTYSPASGVVKERKVTAGQYVSEGEALFTIADLSRVWVLADVYQDELSRLRTGAAAEITTDALPGTKLRGRVSFLDPNVSPETRTTAARIEVANPELRLRPGMFVRVRLDVGKRAPTLAVPRTAVLDTGADQLVYVARGNGEFEQRPVRLGEATDGYYPVLSGLKEGESVVTRGAFMIDSQTRITGGMSGMFGGAKEYSSQPSPPSQTRGATLRLMFDPAEPKGGQPVNIKAHLTDDAGKNVAGAEVAVTFFMPAMPSMGMGEMKAEAALAWDGSAYAGQLNVPMSGAWTVTAVARKDGALIAQQRTRVTAK, encoded by the coding sequence ATGACACGCAAAGAGATCACTTTGACCGTCGCCGGCGTCGCGCTCGGACTCGCCCTCGCCGCCGGATACTTGGCATGGCGAGATCAGTCCAAGTCTGCAACGGCGGCTCCCATGGTCGCACCGGCCGCGGCTCCGCCGGACCACTCGGCGCACCGCCCGGGCGCGGCAGGCGCGGAAGCCGCTTCCGTGATGCTGAGCGACGCCGAGCAGAAGTCCATCGGCGTCCAGCTCACAGCCATCACGCGCCGCGACATCGCGAGCGACCTGCTCTTGCCCGGCCGCGTGGACGAAGCCGAGACGCAGCTCTCGACCATCAGCGCGCGCGTCGCCGGCCGCATCGACAGGCTCTTCCTCGATTTCACCGGGCAGCCGGTTCGTCGCGGGCAGGCGGTGGCCTCGATCTACAGCCCCGACCTGCTCACCGCCGCGCAGGAATACCGGCTGGCGCTCGAGAGTCAGGAACGTCTTGCCAACGCCACCGCGGAAGCGCGCGAGCAGGCGAACGACCTCGTCGCCGCCAGCCGGCGCAAGCTGGAGCTTTGGGGCCTGAGCGCCAGCCAGATCGACGAACTCGCCGCGGGCAGGTCCGCTGTCAATGTCACGACCTATTCCCCGGCCTCCGGCGTCGTCAAGGAGCGCAAAGTCACCGCTGGGCAATATGTCTCCGAGGGCGAGGCGCTCTTCACCATCGCGGACCTCAGCCGCGTGTGGGTCCTGGCCGACGTTTACCAGGACGAGCTCTCGCGCCTGCGCACCGGCGCTGCCGCAGAGATCACCACCGACGCTCTCCCCGGCACGAAGTTGCGCGGGCGCGTCAGCTTTCTCGATCCCAATGTCAGCCCCGAAACGCGCACCACCGCCGCGCGCATCGAGGTCGCGAACCCTGAGCTTCGCCTCCGCCCGGGCATGTTCGTGCGCGTGCGGCTCGACGTGGGGAAGCGCGCGCCCACGCTCGCCGTTCCGCGCACGGCGGTGCTCGACACAGGGGCCGATCAGCTGGTCTACGTCGCCCGCGGGAACGGCGAGTTCGAGCAGCGCCCGGTGCGGTTGGGCGAAGCCACCGACGGCTACTACCCCGTGCTCTCCGGCCTGAAGGAGGGCGAGAGCGTCGTCACGCGCGGCGCGTTCATGATCGATTCGCAGACGCGGATCACCGGCGGGATGTCCGGCATGTTCGGCGGGGCGAAGGAGTACTCGAGTCAGCCATCGCCTCCATCCCAAACCCGCGGCGCGACCCTGCGCCTGATGTTCGACCCCGCGGAGCCCAAGGGCGGGCAGCCGGTGAACATCAAGGCCCACCTCACCGACGACGCCGGCAAGAACGTGGCAGGCGCGGAGGTCGCCGTCACCTTCTTCATGCCCGCGATGCCCTCGATGGGCATGGGGGAGATGAAGGCCGAGGCGGCTCTCGCGTGGGACGGCTCCGCCTACGCCGGGCAGCTCAACGTGCCGATGTCAGGCGCGTGGACCGTGACCGCGGTCGCGCGCAAGGACGGCGCCCTCATCGCGCAACAGCGAACGCGCGTGACGGCGAAGTGA
- a CDS encoding TolC family protein translates to MKGLAVLVLSLLAVWPAMGQQEPPALLDAMLAQHHVETSAPTYTLDDLEAAALTGNPGLKAAAARIAVVEARAPQAGALEDPMLQVRTWGVPLRRPWDLDRSQNMVMLSQALPGPGKRGLADKVARQDVAISRSELEAMRRDVLLQVRQAYYDLLRNRDELLLHDRQVALARQAFEAARIKYSVGKVPQQDTLKAQIVLTRLVEHLVMLDEQGAMARARLNTLLGRGPGEPLRVVGAYTSPDQLPALSELERAAIANRPELAGLRRSVQQGEDKLALARKTYLPDFQVGAGYMLGPTGMEFRNGYMAEFSMTLPWFNKRRHDSEIAEASAEISLRNAELESKRNAVRQELQEALIRVQSAKRLVDLYRNTLAPQVDSALRSASAAYQTDRTDFLNLIDSQNMALDVRTAYYRSLADLDTRLSELERATGTPIRRAISPRQGEAP, encoded by the coding sequence ATGAAAGGCCTTGCTGTACTCGTACTCTCGCTGCTCGCTGTCTGGCCCGCGATGGGCCAGCAGGAGCCGCCCGCACTTTTGGACGCGATGCTCGCGCAGCATCACGTCGAGACCAGCGCGCCGACTTATACGCTCGACGACCTCGAGGCAGCCGCGCTGACCGGCAATCCTGGACTGAAGGCGGCCGCTGCCCGCATAGCGGTCGTCGAGGCCCGCGCGCCGCAAGCCGGCGCTCTGGAAGATCCCATGCTCCAGGTCCGCACCTGGGGCGTTCCGCTGCGCCGCCCCTGGGACCTCGACCGGTCGCAGAACATGGTGATGCTCTCGCAGGCCCTACCCGGGCCGGGCAAGCGCGGGCTGGCCGACAAAGTCGCGCGGCAGGACGTCGCCATCTCGCGCAGCGAACTGGAGGCGATGCGCCGCGACGTCCTGCTGCAGGTGCGCCAGGCGTATTACGACCTCCTGCGCAATCGCGACGAGCTGCTGCTGCACGACCGCCAGGTGGCGCTGGCGCGCCAGGCCTTCGAGGCCGCGCGCATCAAGTACAGCGTCGGCAAGGTCCCGCAGCAGGACACGCTCAAGGCGCAGATCGTGCTCACGCGCCTGGTCGAGCACCTCGTCATGCTCGACGAGCAAGGCGCCATGGCGCGCGCTCGGCTCAACACGTTGCTCGGCCGCGGTCCGGGCGAACCGCTCCGCGTGGTCGGCGCCTACACCTCGCCCGACCAGCTGCCCGCCCTCAGTGAGTTGGAGCGCGCCGCGATCGCCAATCGCCCGGAGCTGGCCGGCCTTCGCCGATCCGTTCAGCAGGGCGAAGACAAGCTGGCTCTGGCCCGCAAGACCTACCTGCCCGACTTCCAGGTCGGCGCCGGATACATGCTCGGTCCCACCGGGATGGAGTTCCGCAACGGCTACATGGCGGAGTTCTCCATGACGCTGCCGTGGTTCAACAAGCGCCGGCACGATTCGGAGATCGCGGAAGCCAGCGCGGAGATCAGCCTGCGCAACGCGGAACTGGAGAGCAAGCGCAACGCCGTCCGGCAGGAACTGCAGGAGGCGCTCATCCGCGTGCAATCGGCCAAGCGCCTCGTCGACCTTTACCGCAACACGCTGGCACCGCAGGTCGACAGCGCGCTGCGCTCCGCCTCCGCCGCCTACCAGACCGACCGGACGGATTTCCTGAACCTGATCGACAGCCAGAACATGGCGCTCGACGTCCGCACCGCCTATTACCGCTCGCTCGCGGACCTCGATACGCGATTGAGCGAGCTGGAGCGCGCCACCGGCACGCCCATCCGCCGCGCGATTTCGCCGCGGCAGGGAGAAGCTCCATGA
- the bamA gene encoding outer membrane protein assembly factor BamA, which translates to MKSVEIHGQRRIPAESIRARIFTRAGDVYDPAGVERDFNSLWNTGYFEDLRIEREDVAGGVVIHIYVKERPTIRRIEYKGLNSVSQSDVLDRFKERKVGLTVESQYDPTRIKRAETVLKELLGEHGRQFAKVTPEIHPIPPGAVAVLFNVVEGPKVKVGKIRFEGNKHISGRKLRRAMVNLRPIGIPHSIFLENLWAKTYDASKLTEDTERVRDAYQQRGYFKALVNDPKTKVRDTGGINFPFFWKSKKGKAIDITLPIEEGERYRLGSITFKNNKAIADQRALRGLFPIKDGDIFDISAIRKGLQNLTKAYGEYGYINFTSIPDTKIDDDKKVISLEIDVDEGKQFYVRRIEFEGNTTTRDKVIRRELAVEEGGLYNSRLWDMSILRLNQLNYFEQLKPEQDTVIRRNEGEGTVDLTLKLKEKGKNQIGLNGGVSGLSGSFVGLSYQTNNFLGLGETLTIQANVGSREKNLLFGFTEPYMFDRPLQTGFTIYHRSYDYDQARIAAELSGQQLNLPQSFLNTLQNYRQSSTGISLYASYPLRHSFKRVGLTYALDRTSIDTFSDASRFAFENIDFRSISGPNALRGIVTSKLLPSFSFSTINNNFRPTGGNSLYLGGEIAGLGGNVRSLRPIVEYKIWFPMKGLRFTHDPGNAPQILGVRLQASYLTGWGGIVAPPFERAYMGGDTDLRGFDIRTISPAIYLVQKVNFPLQNPDGSFVPIDPSNLRRGVVTVPVPMRRLIFPGGDTSIVSNVEYRIPIAGPVTFALFNDFGMDFVARPSQLKLSPASLDALNSSTFGCPAINPDFSCAGFALPPFDQQIDPISATNYVPRMSTGAEIQILMPVINAPLRVYYAFNPLTLDTFINGNTQITRDMFPPGGAGDFSFQQAVRNESLAGGGRARLHEPRSTFRFSVSTTF; encoded by the coding sequence GTGAAGAGCGTCGAGATCCACGGCCAGCGCCGCATCCCGGCCGAGAGCATCCGCGCGCGCATCTTCACCCGCGCCGGCGACGTCTACGACCCGGCCGGCGTCGAGCGCGACTTCAATTCCCTGTGGAACACCGGCTACTTCGAGGACCTGCGCATCGAGCGCGAGGACGTGGCCGGCGGCGTGGTCATCCACATCTACGTGAAGGAGCGGCCGACCATCCGCCGCATCGAGTACAAGGGCCTTAACTCGGTCTCGCAGTCCGACGTGCTCGACCGCTTCAAGGAGCGCAAGGTCGGCCTCACGGTCGAGAGCCAGTACGACCCCACCCGCATCAAGCGCGCCGAGACCGTCCTGAAAGAGCTGCTGGGCGAGCACGGCCGCCAGTTCGCCAAGGTCACCCCGGAGATCCATCCCATCCCGCCCGGCGCCGTCGCCGTGCTCTTCAACGTGGTGGAAGGCCCCAAGGTCAAGGTCGGCAAGATCCGCTTCGAGGGCAACAAGCACATCTCCGGCCGCAAGCTGCGGCGCGCCATGGTCAACCTGCGGCCCATCGGCATCCCGCACTCCATCTTCCTCGAGAACCTCTGGGCCAAGACCTACGACGCCTCCAAGCTCACCGAAGACACCGAGCGCGTGCGCGACGCCTACCAGCAGAGGGGCTACTTCAAGGCCCTGGTCAACGACCCCAAGACCAAGGTGCGCGACACCGGCGGCATCAACTTCCCGTTCTTCTGGAAGTCGAAGAAGGGCAAGGCGATCGACATCACCCTGCCCATCGAGGAAGGCGAGCGCTACCGGCTGGGGTCCATCACCTTCAAGAACAACAAGGCCATCGCCGACCAGAGGGCGCTGCGCGGCCTCTTCCCCATCAAGGACGGCGACATCTTCGACATCTCCGCCATCCGCAAGGGCCTGCAGAACCTGACCAAGGCGTACGGCGAGTACGGCTACATCAACTTCACCTCCATCCCCGACACCAAGATCGACGACGACAAGAAGGTCATCTCGCTCGAGATCGACGTGGACGAGGGCAAGCAGTTCTACGTCCGGCGCATCGAGTTCGAGGGCAACACGACCACGCGCGACAAGGTCATCCGCCGCGAGCTCGCGGTGGAGGAAGGCGGCCTCTACAACTCCCGCCTCTGGGACATGAGCATCCTCCGCCTGAACCAGCTCAACTACTTCGAGCAGCTCAAGCCCGAGCAGGACACCGTCATCCGCCGCAACGAGGGCGAGGGCACCGTCGACCTCACCCTCAAGCTCAAGGAAAAGGGTAAGAACCAGATCGGCTTGAACGGCGGCGTCAGCGGCCTCTCCGGCTCCTTCGTCGGCCTCAGCTACCAGACCAACAACTTCCTCGGCCTGGGCGAGACGCTCACCATCCAGGCGAACGTGGGCTCGCGCGAGAAGAACCTGCTGTTCGGCTTCACCGAGCCGTACATGTTCGACCGCCCCCTCCAGACCGGCTTCACCATCTACCACCGCTCTTACGACTACGACCAGGCGCGCATCGCCGCCGAGCTCAGCGGCCAGCAGCTCAACCTGCCCCAGTCCTTCCTCAACACGCTGCAGAACTACCGCCAGTCCTCCACCGGCATCTCGCTCTACGCCAGCTATCCGCTGCGCCACTCCTTCAAGCGCGTCGGCCTCACCTACGCGCTCGACCGGACGTCCATCGATACCTTCAGCGACGCCTCGCGCTTCGCCTTCGAGAACATCGACTTCCGCAGCATCTCCGGTCCCAACGCGCTGCGCGGCATCGTCACCAGCAAGCTGCTGCCCAGCTTCAGCTTCTCGACCATCAACAACAACTTCCGCCCCACCGGCGGCAACAGCCTCTACCTCGGCGGCGAGATCGCCGGACTCGGCGGCAACGTCCGCTCGCTCCGTCCCATCGTCGAGTACAAGATCTGGTTCCCGATGAAGGGACTGCGCTTCACCCATGATCCCGGCAACGCGCCCCAGATCCTCGGCGTGCGCCTGCAGGCTTCCTACCTGACGGGCTGGGGCGGCATCGTCGCGCCTCCCTTCGAGCGCGCCTACATGGGCGGCGACACCGACCTGCGCGGCTTCGACATCCGCACCATCTCGCCCGCCATCTACCTGGTGCAGAAGGTCAACTTCCCGCTCCAGAACCCCGACGGCTCCTTCGTCCCCATCGACCCCAGCAACCTGCGTCGCGGCGTCGTCACCGTGCCGGTGCCGATGCGCCGCCTCATCTTCCCCGGCGGCGACACCAGCATCGTCTCCAACGTCGAGTACCGCATCCCCATCGCCGGCCCGGTCACCTTCGCCCTGTTCAACGACTTCGGCATGGACTTCGTGGCGCGCCCGTCGCAGCTCAAGCTCTCGCCCGCCTCGCTCGACGCCCTCAACAGCAGCACCTTCGGCTGCCCGGCCATCAACCCGGACTTCAGCTGCGCGGGCTTCGCGCTGCCGCCTTTCGACCAGCAGATCGATCCCATCTCCGCCACCAACTACGTGCCGCGCATGTCCACCGGCGCCGAGATCCAGATCCTCATGCCGGTCATCAACGCGCCCCTGCGCGTCTACTACGCTTTCAACCCGCTGACGCTCGACACCTTCATCAACGGCAATACCCAGATCACACGCGACATGTTCCCGCCCGGCGGCGCCGGCGATTTCAGCTTCCAGCAGGCGGTCCGCAATGAATCCCTCGCCGGCGGCGGCCGCGCCCGCCTCCACGAGCCCCGCTCCACCTTCCGCTTCTCCGTCTCCACCACCTTCTAG
- a CDS encoding molybdopterin-dependent oxidoreductase — MPSTKVVHAACPHDCPDACGVLITVDQLSGKATKIQGDPAHPVTRGFLCAKVAKYLDRVYSPDRVLYPMRRVAPKGSGGPGAFARIPWDEALREVAAKLQQVARDFGPEAILPYSYGGTLGALGNASMDRRFFHRLGASQLDRTICATAGGDAIVSLLGKKLGTEPEQFAHSKLILAWGANIHGTSVHLWPFIEDARRQGAKLVVIDPYQTRTAKCADWYIPIHPGTDVALALGMLHVIITEDLYDKDYVARATVGFEQLRERVREYPPEKVAQWTGVPAEDIRKLARDYAGARPAAIRVNYGVQRAENGGAAMRAIAMLPVVTGSFQHAGGGICLSTSGAYGLDEAALTRPDLMQAALGRPARVLNMSELGRVLLDLNDPPVQALFVYNSNPAAIAPDHNRVIRGLRRPDLFTVVHEQFFTDTTDYADVVLPATTFFEHKDIQTSYGHYYLGMSNQAIAPLGEARSNVELFRALAKAMGFPEPCFDETVDAMLDAALAGGSPTLQGITRERLEAEGHIRLHLNGSSRPTAADRGPTAFFLPFAAGQFPTPSGKAELYSAALAAQGIDPIASFVPPRESRHTEAAKKYPLELLGRKADNYLNSTFSNLPSVQEMEEDGLLEIHSADAAARGIAEGAAVRVFNDRGAITLKARVNGSVPRGVVAARLKWAKLSPEKQNINVLTSERLTDIGRGATFYSCLVEVAPAK, encoded by the coding sequence ATGCCGTCGACCAAGGTCGTCCACGCCGCCTGCCCGCACGATTGCCCCGACGCCTGCGGCGTCCTCATCACCGTCGACCAGCTCAGCGGCAAGGCGACGAAGATCCAGGGCGACCCGGCGCATCCGGTGACGCGCGGATTCCTCTGCGCCAAGGTCGCCAAGTACCTCGACCGCGTCTACTCGCCCGACCGCGTCCTTTATCCCATGCGCCGCGTCGCGCCCAAAGGCAGCGGCGGTCCCGGCGCGTTCGCGCGCATCCCGTGGGACGAAGCGCTGCGCGAGGTCGCCGCGAAGCTCCAGCAGGTCGCGCGCGACTTCGGCCCGGAGGCCATCCTGCCTTATTCCTACGGCGGGACGCTGGGCGCGCTCGGCAACGCCTCCATGGACCGCCGCTTCTTCCACCGGCTGGGCGCCTCGCAGCTCGACCGCACCATCTGCGCCACCGCCGGCGGCGACGCCATCGTCTCCCTGCTCGGCAAGAAGCTCGGCACCGAGCCCGAGCAGTTCGCGCACTCAAAGCTCATCCTGGCGTGGGGCGCCAACATCCACGGCACCAGCGTGCACCTGTGGCCGTTCATCGAAGACGCGCGCCGCCAGGGCGCCAAGCTGGTGGTCATCGATCCCTACCAGACGCGCACCGCGAAGTGCGCCGACTGGTACATCCCCATCCACCCCGGCACCGACGTCGCGCTGGCGCTGGGGATGCTGCACGTCATCATCACGGAAGACCTCTACGACAAGGATTACGTCGCGCGCGCGACCGTCGGCTTCGAGCAGCTGCGCGAGCGCGTGCGCGAGTACCCGCCGGAAAAAGTGGCGCAGTGGACCGGCGTGCCGGCCGAAGACATCCGCAAGCTGGCGCGCGACTACGCCGGCGCGCGCCCCGCCGCCATCCGCGTGAACTACGGCGTGCAGCGCGCGGAGAACGGCGGCGCCGCCATGCGCGCCATCGCCATGCTCCCGGTGGTCACCGGCTCGTTCCAGCACGCCGGCGGCGGCATCTGCCTCTCGACCTCGGGCGCCTACGGCCTCGACGAAGCCGCGCTCACGCGCCCCGACCTGATGCAGGCCGCGCTCGGCCGCCCCGCCCGCGTGCTCAACATGAGCGAGCTCGGCCGCGTCCTGCTCGACCTGAACGATCCGCCGGTGCAGGCGCTGTTCGTCTACAACTCCAACCCCGCCGCCATCGCCCCCGACCACAACCGCGTCATCCGCGGCCTGCGGCGCCCGGACCTCTTCACCGTGGTGCACGAGCAGTTCTTCACCGACACCACCGACTACGCCGACGTCGTCCTGCCCGCCACCACCTTCTTCGAGCACAAGGACATCCAGACCTCCTACGGGCACTACTACCTCGGCATGTCGAACCAGGCCATCGCGCCGCTGGGCGAGGCGCGCAGCAACGTGGAGCTGTTCCGCGCGCTCGCCAAGGCCATGGGCTTCCCCGAGCCCTGCTTCGACGAGACGGTGGACGCGATGCTCGACGCCGCCCTGGCCGGCGGCTCCCCCACGCTCCAGGGCATCACGCGCGAGCGCCTCGAAGCCGAAGGCCACATCCGCCTTCACCTCAACGGCTCTTCACGGCCGACGGCCGCCGACCGAGGGCCGACGGCCTTCTTCCTCCCTTTCGCCGCCGGCCAGTTCCCTACGCCGTCTGGCAAGGCCGAGCTTTACAGCGCCGCGCTCGCCGCGCAGGGCATCGACCCCATCGCGTCGTTCGTGCCGCCGCGCGAGTCGCGCCACACCGAGGCGGCGAAGAAGTATCCGCTCGAGCTGCTCGGCCGCAAGGCCGACAACTACCTGAACTCCACTTTCTCGAACCTGCCTTCGGTGCAGGAGATGGAAGAAGACGGCCTGCTCGAGATCCACAGCGCCGACGCGGCCGCGCGCGGCATCGCGGAGGGCGCGGCGGTGCGCGTCTTCAACGACCGCGGCGCCATCACGCTGAAGGCGCGCGTGAACGGCTCGGTGCCGCGCGGCGTCGTCGCCGCCCGCCTGAAGTGGGCCAAGCTCTCGCCCGAGAAGCAGAACATCAACGTCCTGACCTCGGAGCGGCTCACCGACATCGGCCGCGGCGCGACGTTCTACTCCTGCCTGGTCGAGGTCGCGCCCGCGAAATAA
- the frr gene encoding ribosome recycling factor — translation MAMANIPALKDDFGKLKARMDKAVADFQAHMAGVRTGRANVHMLDAIRVDYYGSEMPLNQIAQVHAADAQMLTIQPFDPSSAQAIEKAIRTSDLGFNPQNDGKMIRVPVPPLTEERRKEMVKHLHKVLEDHRTAVRNIRRDGNDAIKKALKDKKITEDDERRAHDELQKLTDAEIKKMEEMSAGKEKEVMQV, via the coding sequence ATGGCCATGGCCAACATTCCGGCGCTGAAAGACGACTTTGGCAAACTGAAGGCGCGCATGGACAAAGCGGTCGCCGACTTCCAGGCGCACATGGCGGGCGTCCGCACCGGCCGCGCCAACGTCCACATGCTCGACGCCATCCGGGTCGATTACTACGGCAGCGAGATGCCGCTCAACCAGATCGCGCAGGTGCACGCCGCCGACGCCCAGATGCTCACCATCCAGCCCTTCGACCCGTCGTCGGCCCAGGCCATCGAAAAAGCTATCCGCACCAGCGACCTGGGCTTCAACCCGCAGAACGATGGCAAGATGATCCGCGTGCCCGTCCCGCCGCTCACCGAGGAGCGCCGCAAGGAGATGGTGAAGCACCTGCACAAGGTGCTCGAAGACCACCGCACCGCCGTCCGCAACATCCGCCGCGACGGCAACGACGCCATCAAGAAGGCGCTCAAGGACAAGAAGATCACCGAGGACGACGAGCGCCGCGCCCACGACGAGCTCCAGAAGCTCACCGACGCCGAGATCAAGAAGATGGAAGAGATGTCGGCGGGGAAAGAGAAAGAAGTGATGCAGGTCTGA
- a CDS encoding ATP-binding protein: MARKANERVPLDRKRPASAPASAAAPARARAPQSRPDSERLQSALYRIAEKANSAEDLQDLFAFIHQVLGELMYAKNCFIALADPVEGMVHFPYWVDEKDPAPNPTGHRSRKYGRGLTEYVLRTCRPLLLDASALQKLIDGNEIDLIGSFSNDWIGVPLKKGDSAFGVLVLQSYDAAHHYAEQEKDILTFVSHEIASAIDYRRKRDALEESEKKFRALYRITETASTAEDLDQMYASLHKIIGELMYAANFYIALYDPVAEWITFPYYIDVAEEPPPARKPSNGLTEYVIRTGQPFLSRLENLEELVQEGAVKRIGAMSFDWMGVPLKKGDETFGVLAVQTYDEKIRYGDKEKELLTFVSQHVANAILRRRDQEAVKRSEERYRTLVESAVYGIYRSALDDRFLDVNPALVEMLGYSSADEVLALDVARDVYLDAAERALLVAKYHDTRRVDSVEVQWKRKDGSPITVRLSGRAVLNARGETEGFEMIAEDVTERRVFEEQLRQSQKMEAIGRLAGGVAHDFNNLLTVIKGYAELLLDGYGGADPRRGELDEIRKAADRAGALTRQLLAFSRQQVLAPKTLNLNQVVRSMEALLRRLLGESIELSITLGHDAGQLRADPGQLEQVLMNLAINARDAMPRGGKLTISTANVEIDELYAREHPSIAPGRYVQLAVSDTGVGMDDETRNRIFEPFFTTKEMGKGTGLGLSTVYGIVKQSGGDIWVSSEIGAGTTFTVCLPRVDAPPEVTPGQGTPVAHRAPHTATVLLVEDEAGVRALVRKFLERSGYFVLEASNPHDALATAQRHPGAIDLLLTDVVLPRMSGSELSQRLQELRPGTRVLFMSGYTDDAIVHHGVLSAGATFVQKPFTADALTHKLREILEADPELR; this comes from the coding sequence ATGGCTCGGAAAGCCAACGAACGCGTTCCGCTCGACCGGAAGCGTCCCGCCAGCGCTCCCGCCAGCGCAGCCGCGCCCGCCCGGGCCCGCGCGCCGCAGTCTCGCCCCGATTCCGAAAGGCTGCAGTCCGCGCTCTACCGCATCGCCGAGAAGGCCAACTCGGCCGAGGACCTGCAGGACCTCTTCGCCTTCATCCACCAGGTGCTGGGCGAGCTGATGTACGCGAAGAACTGCTTCATCGCGCTCGCCGACCCGGTCGAAGGCATGGTGCACTTCCCCTACTGGGTCGACGAGAAAGATCCCGCGCCCAATCCCACCGGACACCGCTCGCGCAAGTACGGCCGCGGCCTCACCGAGTACGTCTTGCGGACCTGCCGCCCACTGCTGCTCGACGCCTCTGCCCTGCAAAAACTCATCGACGGCAACGAGATCGACCTCATCGGCTCGTTCTCCAACGACTGGATCGGTGTCCCGCTGAAGAAGGGAGATTCCGCCTTCGGCGTGCTCGTGCTCCAGAGCTACGACGCCGCCCACCACTACGCCGAGCAGGAAAAGGACATCCTCACCTTCGTCTCGCACGAGATCGCCAGCGCCATCGACTACCGCCGCAAGCGCGACGCGCTCGAGGAGAGCGAGAAGAAGTTCCGCGCGCTCTATCGCATCACCGAGACCGCCTCCACCGCCGAGGATCTGGACCAGATGTACGCCTCGCTCCACAAGATCATCGGCGAGCTCATGTACGCGGCGAACTTCTACATCGCCCTCTACGATCCGGTCGCCGAGTGGATCACCTTCCCGTATTACATCGACGTGGCCGAGGAGCCGCCGCCCGCGCGCAAGCCCTCGAACGGCCTCACCGAGTACGTCATCCGCACCGGCCAGCCCTTCCTCTCGCGCCTCGAGAACCTCGAGGAACTGGTGCAGGAGGGCGCCGTCAAGCGCATCGGCGCCATGTCCTTCGACTGGATGGGCGTCCCCCTCAAGAAGGGCGACGAGACCTTCGGCGTCCTCGCCGTCCAGACGTACGACGAAAAGATCCGCTACGGCGACAAGGAGAAGGAGTTGCTCACCTTCGTCTCGCAGCACGTCGCCAACGCGATCCTCCGCCGCCGCGACCAGGAAGCCGTCAAGCGCTCCGAGGAGCGCTACCGCACGCTGGTCGAGAGCGCGGTCTACGGCATCTACCGCTCCGCGCTCGATGACCGCTTCCTCGACGTCAACCCGGCGCTCGTCGAGATGCTCGGCTACTCCTCCGCCGACGAGGTGCTCGCGCTCGACGTCGCCCGCGACGTCTATCTCGACGCCGCCGAGCGCGCCCTGCTGGTCGCCAAGTACCACGACACCCGGCGCGTCGACAGCGTCGAAGTCCAGTGGAAGCGCAAGGATGGCTCGCCCATCACCGTCCGCCTCAGCGGGCGCGCCGTCCTCAACGCCCGCGGCGAGACCGAAGGCTTCGAGATGATCGCCGAGGACGTGACCGAGCGCCGCGTCTTCGAGGAGCAGCTGCGCCAGTCGCAGAAGATGGAAGCCATCGGGCGGCTGGCCGGCGGCGTCGCCCACGACTTCAACAACCTGCTCACCGTCATCAAGGGCTACGCCGAGCTGCTGCTCGACGGCTACGGCGGCGCCGACCCGCGCCGCGGCGAGCTCGACGAGATCCGCAAGGCCGCCGACCGCGCCGGCGCCCTCACCCGCCAGCTGCTCGCCTTCAGCCGCCAGCAGGTCCTCGCGCCCAAGACGCTCAACCTCAACCAGGTCGTCCGCAGCATGGAAGCCCTCTTGCGGCGGCTGCTGGGTGAGAGCATCGAGCTCTCCATCACCCTCGGCCACGACGCCGGCCAGCTGCGCGCCGACCCCGGCCAGCTCGAGCAGGTGCTCATGAACCTCGCCATCAACGCGCGCGACGCCATGCCCCGCGGCGGCAAGCTCACCATCTCCACCGCCAACGTCGAGATCGACGAGCTCTACGCCCGCGAGCACCCCAGCATCGCCCCCGGCCGCTACGTGCAGCTCGCCGTCTCCGATACCGGCGTCGGCATGGACGACGAGACCAGGAACCGCATCTTCGAGCCCTTCTTCACCACCAAGGAGATGGGCAAGGGCACCGGCCTCGGCCTCTCCACCGTCTACGGCATCGTCAAGCAGTCTGGCGGCGACATCTGGGTCTCCAGCGAGATCGGCGCCGGCACCACCTTCACGGTGTGCCTCCCACGCGTGGACGCGCCACCCGAGGTCACCCCCGGCCAGGGCACGCCGGTCGCGCACCGCGCTCCCCACACCGCCACCGTGCTGCTGGTCGAGGACGAAGCCGGCGTCCGCGCCCTGGTGCGCAAGTTCCTCGAGCGCTCCGGCTACTTCGTGCTGGAAGCCAGCAACCCCCACGACGCGCTCGCCACCGCGCAGCGCCACCCGGGCGCCATCGACCTGCTGCTCACCGACGTGGTGCTGCCGCGCATGAGCGGCAGCGAGCTCTCCCAACGCCTGCAGGAGCTGCGTCCCGGCACCCGCGTCCTGTTCATGTCCGGCTACACCGACGACGCCATCGTCCACCACGGCGTGCTCTCCGCCGGCGCCACCTTCGTGCAGAAGCCCTTCACCGCCGACGCCCTCACGCACAAGCTGCGCGAGATCCTGGAAGCGGACCCGGAGCTGCGGTAA